In the Herpetosiphonaceae bacterium genome, one interval contains:
- a CDS encoding helix-turn-helix domain-containing protein, translated as MGKRHQASASDAWTQLTLRFRWPEQRSYEIIRPVVLFGDSAEERAHETGEPVRTLYRHLQRFGTAGFAGLTAAAHRPPPRTLPPAVRQLIVELKGEHPDLNPNELARMCHAQLDYRPGARTIKRVLEETPPVPPVQRRFPYFHAMAPVDRRRAIIQLHIEGWGKQSIAAYLHTSRPTVDAILKRWVNEDLAALVPRSHAPKRRVRTVTLKVLLTIRRLQKNPRLGAFRMSAALKQELGVKLSPRQCGRIMALNRALYHQPSTPKQPHEPKAMPFKATRRHQYWSIDIRYLDMCGGAGGMIYCITVMDNYSRAVLASTVTRSQDLTTYLFVFFLAVRNHGVPEAIVTDGGAVFRAKKALEIYHTLGIRKEQIEQRQPWQNYIEALFSIQRRMADAQFEQATTWEAVLDAHARWVADYNYQEHFAHQEREDGRRSPFQVLAWVRGRVYRDAELHYVFYSTRTRRRVDRFGYLRFRNWRIYAEAGIAQAGVMVWLYEEHMTIVYDEVTLAHYTVNYQPDHKHPSSITNPRLYDTSYRSPQLPLWELSDDEWKKAYPVPLYVVRNKVMEQAERIQLTLPLDMAG; from the coding sequence ATGGGGAAGCGACACCAAGCATCCGCATCCGACGCATGGACACAGCTCACGTTGCGCTTCCGCTGGCCGGAACAACGCAGTTACGAAATCATCCGCCCCGTTGTGTTATTTGGTGATTCCGCTGAGGAACGGGCGCACGAAACCGGAGAGCCGGTGCGCACGCTCTATCGCCACCTCCAACGCTTTGGCACCGCTGGCTTTGCGGGACTCACCGCTGCGGCACATCGACCCCCGCCACGGACCCTCCCGCCTGCTGTCCGGCAGTTGATTGTCGAGCTGAAAGGGGAGCATCCTGATCTGAACCCAAACGAACTGGCGCGGATGTGTCATGCGCAGCTCGACTACCGCCCCGGTGCGCGGACGATTAAGCGCGTGCTGGAAGAAACACCGCCGGTCCCACCCGTGCAGCGGCGATTCCCGTACTTTCATGCGATGGCACCTGTGGATCGTCGGCGCGCCATCATCCAGTTGCACATTGAAGGCTGGGGCAAACAGTCCATCGCCGCGTATTTGCACACGAGCCGACCGACAGTGGATGCCATCTTGAAGCGCTGGGTGAACGAGGATTTAGCAGCCCTCGTGCCGCGTTCCCATGCGCCGAAACGGCGTGTCCGCACGGTTACGCTGAAGGTGCTGCTGACCATTCGCCGCCTCCAAAAGAACCCGCGCTTGGGAGCCTTCCGCATGAGCGCGGCGCTCAAGCAGGAACTGGGCGTGAAGCTCAGTCCGCGCCAGTGTGGACGCATTATGGCGCTGAATCGGGCGCTCTATCATCAGCCAAGCACCCCAAAGCAGCCGCATGAACCAAAAGCGATGCCCTTTAAAGCGACACGACGACATCAATATTGGAGCATTGATATTCGCTATTTGGATATGTGTGGAGGAGCAGGTGGGATGATTTACTGTATCACGGTCATGGATAACTATAGTCGTGCCGTGTTGGCAAGTACGGTAACACGATCCCAAGATTTGACCACCTATCTCTTTGTCTTCTTTCTTGCAGTTCGGAATCATGGCGTACCCGAAGCCATTGTCACCGATGGTGGTGCCGTATTTCGGGCCAAGAAAGCCCTTGAAATTTATCATACGTTAGGGATTCGGAAAGAGCAGATTGAGCAACGGCAACCTTGGCAAAATTACATCGAGGCGCTGTTTAGCATCCAGCGCCGCATGGCCGACGCCCAGTTCGAACAGGCCACGACATGGGAAGCCGTGCTTGATGCGCACGCACGCTGGGTTGCCGACTATAATTATCAGGAACATTTTGCGCATCAGGAGCGGGAGGATGGACGCCGGAGTCCCTTTCAGGTCCTCGCGTGGGTCCGTGGGCGGGTCTATCGCGATGCCGAGCTGCACTATGTCTTTTATTCCACGCGAACGCGCCGACGGGTCGATCGCTTCGGCTACCTACGCTTTCGGAATTGGCGGATCTATGCCGAGGCGGGCATAGCGCAAGCGGGTGTGATGGTGTGGTTATATGAAGAGCACATGACCATTGTGTATGATGAGGTGACGCTCGCCCACTATACGGTGAACTATCAACCAGATCACAAACATCCCTCCAGCATTACCAACCCACGGCTCTATGATACGTCATACCGCTCACCGCAACTTCCGCTCTGGGAATTGAGCGATGATGAATGGAAAAAAGCCTACCCCGTGCCCCTCTACGTCGTCCGCAACAAGGTGATGGAACAAGCGGAACGCATACAACTGACGCTGCCACTGGATATGGCCGGCTAG
- the iscB gene encoding RNA-guided endonuclease IscB produces the protein MSQVLVIDTHKQPCDPVHPAAARKLLSSGQAAVWRRYPFTIILKTARAAEPDPLRLKLDPGSKTTGIAVVNDTTGQVVWAAELTHRGQQIRDRLLARRAVRRSRRQRKTRYRQPRFLNRTRPAGWLPPSLQHRVLTTLTWIERLRRWAPIGAISVELARFDTQQLQDAEIQGVQYQQGTLAGYEVREYLLDKWQRRCAYCGVVNVPLEVEHLIPKSRGGSDRVSNLTLACHGCNQRKGNQTAAEFGFPQLQAQAKQPLKDAAAVNSTRWALSHCLVATGLPVEVGTGGRTKYNRTVRGLPKMHWLDAACVGASSPERLAVREVRPLLIQATGHSSRQMCRMDRYGFPRTGPKGARVIRGFQTGDLVRAVVTNGKKRGTYVGRVAVRATGSFNIATAGGIVQGIGHRYCHRLQRSDGYAYQHRGGASSHP, from the coding sequence ATGAGTCAGGTCTTGGTCATCGACACCCACAAGCAGCCCTGCGATCCGGTCCATCCGGCAGCAGCACGGAAGCTCCTGTCAAGTGGGCAGGCCGCCGTGTGGCGGCGTTATCCGTTCACCATCATTCTCAAGACGGCGCGTGCGGCTGAGCCAGATCCGCTGCGGCTCAAGCTCGATCCGGGCAGCAAAACCACCGGGATTGCCGTGGTCAACGACACGACCGGTCAGGTTGTCTGGGCCGCAGAATTGACCCATCGTGGTCAGCAGATCCGCGATCGGCTCCTGGCACGCCGGGCCGTGCGCCGCAGTCGACGGCAGCGGAAGACCCGCTATCGCCAGCCGCGCTTTCTCAACCGCACGCGTCCCGCTGGATGGCTGCCGCCGAGCCTCCAGCATCGGGTCTTGACCACGCTGACCTGGATTGAGCGGCTGCGGCGCTGGGCGCCGATCGGGGCAATCAGCGTGGAACTGGCGCGCTTCGACACCCAGCAACTCCAGGACGCCGAGATCCAGGGTGTCCAGTATCAGCAGGGGACGCTGGCAGGTTACGAGGTCAGGGAATACCTGCTCGACAAATGGCAGCGGCGCTGCGCCTACTGTGGCGTGGTGAACGTGCCACTCGAAGTGGAACATCTCATCCCCAAGAGTCGTGGCGGCTCCGATCGCGTCAGCAACTTAACACTGGCCTGCCACGGCTGCAACCAGCGCAAGGGCAATCAGACGGCGGCGGAGTTTGGCTTTCCGCAGCTTCAGGCGCAGGCGAAGCAGCCGCTCAAGGATGCGGCAGCCGTCAACAGCACGCGCTGGGCACTCTCCCACTGTCTCGTAGCAACGGGGCTGCCGGTTGAGGTCGGCACGGGCGGACGCACCAAATACAACCGCACGGTGCGCGGCCTGCCGAAGATGCATTGGCTTGACGCCGCCTGTGTTGGAGCGTCCTCCCCTGAGCGACTCGCGGTGCGCGAGGTGCGCCCGCTCCTGATCCAGGCCACCGGGCATAGCTCACGCCAGATGTGTCGGATGGATCGGTACGGCTTCCCGCGCACGGGACCAAAAGGCGCACGGGTGATCCGGGGCTTTCAGACGGGCGATCTGGTCCGTGCGGTCGTGACCAACGGGAAAAAGAGGGGTACCTATGTCGGGCGCGTAGCGGTGCGGGCCACTGGCAGCTTCAATATCGCAACGGCGGGTGGCATCGTGCAGGGCATCGGGCATCGGTATTGCCACCGCCTGCAGCGGAGCGATGGCTATGCCTATCAGCACAGAGGCGGCGCTTCCTCCCACCCATAA